Genomic DNA from Candidatus Binatia bacterium:
GATGTCCACATCTGTTACCATTGTCCTTCCCTCTCATCCGCGAACGAACCGTCTCTCAGCTCCTTCTATTGAGCGGCCGTGATCACAGGAGCAGAAGTTAGTGCCCAAAGCGCTGCCGCGCGTCAAGCTGCTCCTGTCCCTTCTGGAAGCCAACGGTCAACAGCAAGGCCAAGAGCCATTCCGAGGTCGATTAATTCCTGAGCCGATACGGGCACCTGACGAACACCCCTTTGATGCCAGAGCTTGAAGAACAAGTTTTGCGCTTTTCTCAAGTCGATCGTCACACCCAACCTCTGGCTTCCTTCAAGCAATAGGCGCGCCCGCTGGTGGCAATGCTCGCCGGTCTCCTCCCAAACACACGCCACCGACTCGGCAAGAGCCTGGCCGAGTACTTGCGACGCCATGTCTTTTTCGAGCTCCACTCCCCACCGCAACGCATCGTCGACAACAGCGGCCACTTCATCAAGCTCGGCGTTTGCCAAAGCAAATTCGCGCAGCCGCTCCTCCCATCGGCGCTGAACAACAAACCGCATGGCAATCCGTAATTCTTCCGGAATCTCCAGGTTGTAGTGTACGAGGAACTCTATCAGCCGGCGGTTGTCGCTGACGATTCGCTCATACACGCGGCTCGCGCGGGCCAACACTTCGCCAGTGACTTGGGCAAGGATGCGACGCCTCTCAGAGACGAACATGTCCGCAAGGGTAAAGCGCCCGTCGACGAACCTGAGTTGAAGTTCTCCCAGGAGATCGACGATCGGTTGGGTACGGAACATTCGCAGGAGATGTTCTCGCCACTCGGTATCGCGAGCTGGTTCTGCCGCTCCCGACACGCAGAAGAAATCGTGCCCGCCAAGATGCACCGCCACATAGTCCAGCACCTGCTCTTCCCCAGTGCTGCGATCCAGAACCTCGACCTGACCTGCGGTGAACGAGGGCGTTCCGCCCGTGTCGAATACACGGCCCTTCGACGTGAACCGATACACGTATTGCTCTTGCACAACAGGTGGCGGATCGAAAAGAGCATTCATGGCATAGTGAGCGACCACACGCCGAAGGTCGCTCATCCGCGGACGGACCAGGCGCTCAAAAATATCCACTCCGTCCTGATACTGAGTGAAGTTACTGCGGATCGGGCGCAGGCGCTCCAAGAAGGCCGGCCACAGGTTTGACCCGAGCGCTGCGGCGAGTTGCACCACTCGGGCGGCGTAGGTTAACACCTGTGTAGTCTCCAGGCCGGTCGGATCGTCAAAGAACCAACCGCAACTGGTGAACATCAGCATCGCGTGTCGCTGCAACTCTAGGAGCTGCCAGACCCGCACCCCTTCATCTTTCGTCAACGAGCGCCGCGCATGTTGTTTTAGGAACCACTCGCGTTGCTCCGCTGTTCGCCGTAGTAGGACGTGGATATAACCGTCCCGCGCTTCCCACGGGTCGCTTAGATACAAGGCCGCCTGCGCCTCGAACAAACCATCGACTTCGCCCTTGAGCCAATCGAGAGCCTCTCGGAGAGGGGCTCGCCATTCGTGCTGCCACGATGGATGCCCGGCGTGGCAAGAACAACCGGCTCGCCAGCGTTCCACTCCATGGGCACAACTCCACGACGTCAGCGGACGGATTTCCACCTGATCGCGAACCTCGACTTGCCGTAAGTACGCGGCATAGTTCGTTAACGTGACCCGTGGATCCCGCTCCATCGAATCCAGCGCCGCGGCCAGCGCCATTTCCCCGAACCGGTGGTGATGGCCATAGGTTTCGCCATCAGCCGCGACATGCAGGATCCCGTTCTCGTGCATCGTTAAGGCACGGGCGATGATTCTCTCCGCTAGGGCGCGCCCGTTTTGCAGCCAGCCTTCGAAGGCGATCCCACGGGCAACCGGGCCGTCGTAGAAAAAGATGACGATGGACTTGCCACCTCCTAAGTTGCACTCATACGGGCGGTACGGGTCGACCCCTTCACCGTGCGTGTCTTGCCAGGGACCTCCGCCATAAGACACGCGGCGGGCTTGGTGCGGTGCGAGAATCGTAAAGCGAATCCCATGATCGCTTAAAACTTGCAAACACTGCTCATCGACAGCGGTTTCTGGAAGCCACATCCCTTCAGGGCGGCGGCCGAAGCGAAATACAAAATCCTCGATACCCCAGCGAACCTGAGTCACCCGATCCCGCGGTGAAGCCAACGGCAAGATCACATGGCCGTAGACTTGAGCTATGGCGTTGCCACATCCGTAGCGGGCCTTCCCCTCGCGGTCCGCGCGGATGATCTCCTGGTACAGCGTGCGTTGGTAGCTAGCGAGCCACGACAGCAACGTCGGCCCAAAGTTGAAGCTGATCGAAGCATAATTGTTGCGCAAAGTCGCGATTTTCCCGCGCTCGTCCAACACGCGCGCGGCAGCATTTGGCTCGTAGCATTCAGCCGTTATCCGCTCGTTCCAGTCATGATACGGCGCGGCG
This window encodes:
- a CDS encoding DUF3536 domain-containing protein — protein: MDPGKRYVCIHGHFYQPPRENPWLEVIEPQDSAAPYHDWNERITAECYEPNAAARVLDERGKIATLRNNYASISFNFGPTLLSWLASYQRTLYQEIIRADREGKARYGCGNAIAQVYGHVILPLASPRDRVTQVRWGIEDFVFRFGRRPEGMWLPETAVDEQCLQVLSDHGIRFTILAPHQARRVSYGGGPWQDTHGEGVDPYRPYECNLGGGKSIVIFFYDGPVARGIAFEGWLQNGRALAERIIARALTMHENGILHVAADGETYGHHHRFGEMALAAALDSMERDPRVTLTNYAAYLRQVEVRDQVEIRPLTSWSCAHGVERWRAGCSCHAGHPSWQHEWRAPLREALDWLKGEVDGLFEAQAALYLSDPWEARDGYIHVLLRRTAEQREWFLKQHARRSLTKDEGVRVWQLLELQRHAMLMFTSCGWFFDDPTGLETTQVLTYAARVVQLAAALGSNLWPAFLERLRPIRSNFTQYQDGVDIFERLVRPRMSDLRRVVAHYAMNALFDPPPVVQEQYVYRFTSKGRVFDTGGTPSFTAGQVEVLDRSTGEEQVLDYVAVHLGGHDFFCVSGAAEPARDTEWREHLLRMFRTQPIVDLLGELQLRFVDGRFTLADMFVSERRRILAQVTGEVLARASRVYERIVSDNRRLIEFLVHYNLEIPEELRIAMRFVVQRRWEERLREFALANAELDEVAAVVDDALRWGVELEKDMASQVLGQALAESVACVWEETGEHCHQRARLLLEGSQRLGVTIDLRKAQNLFFKLWHQRGVRQVPVSAQELIDLGMALGLAVDRWLPEGTGAA